The genomic region ACTTGTTGAAAATTTTCTCGAAAAGCGTCGAGCGCATCTGGCATGCTTCCATCACGGAGACCAGATTGTCGTGTCGGCGGAGTTCCCCATATATATAAATGAGTTCAAACGGCGAAACCGACATGGGGTAATGGTGGCAGCAGTTACCGCAGGCGGCCCGACACTGGATGGGGCGGGGCTGCTGGGGCAAGACGGCGGCGAGATAGCGCGCGAAAGTTTCGTGGAAAACCTTGGTAAAACGGATAATTTCGGGCAACTGTTCGGACAAGTTGTCGGAATCGATGGCGTTTTCGCGGCCCAACTTGGCGGCCAGTGCGTCAAGGCGGTCCCTTTCGGCAAGCAAAAGAGCCGAAAGCCGCATCTCGGCATGGCGGTATGCCTTTGTGGGGAAATAATCGCGATACATGTCCATCTCGGACCAAATATATTTTTATAGAAGGGCCAAAACTACCCTCATTCTGCATTTTACCAAAAAAAAGAAAGCACTTGTAACAAAAAACAAGTATTTTTGAATTAAAATGTTATTTTTAATGGAAAGAGGAGTGTCGTAACCCGCTATGAGACTCAGCAAGTACGTTCAATTTTTTTCACTCGCCGCGATGATTGCGACTAGTGTCGTCGGTTGCAACATTTTTAACCCCACGGGGAAAGAGCGCATTGACGACAGCGACACGGATGCCCTCATCTACGAAGGATACATCGACATCCAAAAAGCCGAATATACCCGTGCAGCCCTGAATTTTTCGAAAGCCATCCACAACGATTCCGCAAACTCCAGGGCCTGGTACGGGCTTGCCAAAGCAGTCTTGAACCAATACGGCCTGAATGTCTTCGAAATGCTCAAATACGCGAAAACGGAAAACAACACGAACGGATTCATGAAAATGTCCGATTTCGAGGTGGAAAAATACCGCGTAGGAATAGACACCGTGCTCAAGGTCGTAGACCAGTTTATCGAACGCGACACCACCGGCAAGACGGACAAGCAAATCCGGTTCTCCACAATCGCGAACAGCTACACCATTCTCCAGCTTACAAACGTCGCCATTCTCGTCCGGAAGGCATCGTCGGACGCAAACCGGATGTTCAATTTCGATGGCGCATCCAACCAGATTACCATTGAGTGGAGCAACCTCCAGAACATCACCTCGGCCGAAGCCGTTGAAACCGTGAACTCCCTTGCAGCAAGCGCACAGGCTCTCAAGACCGACCCCGACAACACCTTCCCCATTTTCCGCAGTTTCATTTCTGGCGTGGACACCGTCTCCGACGAGGAGTTCAAGAGCGGGACCATGGCAGTCTCCGACCAGATTATCGAGATGTCGGAAACCCTGAACAACAACCCGGAACGCGCCGATATATTCATCAAGGTCGGGAACGGAATCGACGACGATGGTGACGGCTGCATCGACGAAGAAGTCTGGGACGGACAGGACAACGACGGAGACGGCGAAGTCGACGAGGACCAGCGCCCCGGATCTGTCCTGGTATTCAAGACCCACTGGGTCAAGCGTGCCGTGGCCTCGCTGAAGATTCCCGAAGGGAGCATCTACGAGACGCTCGACATCGACAAGAACGGAACCGCGATGGACCCCAATGAGTGGGAATTCCTCTATGCCGAACCGGATGACCGCGACGCCAACAGGGACCACCGCCTGAAATTCGCCTTAAACATCTCGTTCGTGCCCGGTCCGGGCGGCGACATGGTCCAGAACAAGGAACTCGCCCGAAGGGATACCGACATCAACAATATCCACTACGACCTTGCCTGGCGCAAGGCGAACATCGGTGGTTGCTGGGTGAACTACACCGACGTAGACTTCCTCAACTGGTTCCAAGGGAGGAACTAGGCAATGAAAAAAGCACTTGCACTGTTCTTCGCGCTGGCCCTCTCTTCACAAGCCTTCGCCGCAAAGGCACCCACGCACCATTCTATCCGAGCCGAATCCATGGGTAACGCCCATGTTGCCGTAGTAGACGACAAAGAAGCCATCTATTTCAACTACGCAGGTCTCTCGCAAATCAACAGGTTGGGCAACTACGAAAAACGCCCCGAACAAGGATACTACCCGCGCAACTACTTCGACATGCGCCTCAACCTCGGCGGTGCCGGCCCGTTTGAATCGTATTTCGCCACCTACCAGGATGCGAAGGACCTCCAAAAACTTTATAACCGTGTAAACCAGGCCGCCGAAGAGACAGGGCTCTCGCAAACGAACCTGTTGCTCGATACCCTCTCGGCGCATCCAGAGCTTATCCATACGCTCAACAGCTACGACCACAAGGCTCTCTCCATGAAGGTCAAGATGGATGCGGAACTGGCCCTGCACAACTTGGGCGGAGCCATCTGGGTCGACGGAAACGTTGCACCTTATATTGACGCAGGCCTCGTGCTCCCCTACCTCACTATCGACACGTTCTACGTGGACGCCGTGATGCAGGGCGGTATCGCCTACGACTTCACCAACGAATTTTCCTTCGGTATCGGCATCAAGGGCGCAAAGCGCCAGAAAGTCGAAATGATTGTCATGGACATCGCGAACTACGAGACGATCAACGACACACTGCAAGACCGCTTTGACGATGCAGAAAAGCACGTATTTGACACGAAGACCATTTCCATCGGTATGGATTTCGGTACGCTGTGGCAGGCCACCCGCGAGGTGCGCCTCGGCCTTTCGCTCCGCGACGTGTATTTCAAGGACCTCGCCGGCGACAAGATTACGCCGAACCTCACAATGGGCGTGAACTACAGCCCCAGGTTTTTCAACGTGAACACGGCCTACGCCCGTAAGTTCAACATTGCCTGCGACTATGCCGACGCCTTTGACAGCGACCGAAACTACAAGATTATGCACCACTTCAACCTCGGTCTCGAAATCGAGCAAGTCCTCTTGGCCTGGCCAGGGCTCAACAACCAGTTGAGGGTCCTTTCCGGCCGCCTGGCGGCGGGCTTCAAAGGCGGTTACCCCACCGCTGGCGCGGGTGTCGAGATCCTGCACGTGCTCACGCTCGAATTCGCCACATGGGCCGAAGAACGTGGCTACTACACCGGTCAAGACGAAGAACGCATCTATATGGGCCAAATCAGCCTCGGATTCTAGCCAAGGCAAGAAATCGAACCCTTCTTGATATTGCAAAAGTGGCGCAAAATTTCTAAATTGCGCCCAAATTGAACGTTTTCTTTCAAGAAGAGCAATATGGATCAGACAAAAATCAGAAACGTAGCCATCATCGCCCACGTCGACCACGGTAAAACGACCCTGGTGGACCAACTTCTCAAGCAGTGCGGAACCTTCCACGAAGGTGAAGAAGTCAACGAGCGCGTGATGGACTCCGACAACCTTGAACGCGAACGCGGCATCACCATCCTCTCCAAGAACACGAGCGTCATGTACAAGGGCTATCGCGTAAACATCGTCGATACCCCGGGGCACGCCGACTTCGGTGGCCAGGTGGAACGCGTGCTCGGCACGGTTGACGGTGTACTCCTGGTTGTCGATGCGTTCGAAGGCCCCATGGCCCAGACGCGCTTTGTGACCCAGAAGGCTCTTGAGCTCGGGCTTATCCCCATCGTGGTGGTGAACAAGATCGACCGCGACGGCTGCAACCCCCACGGCGCTCTTGACAAAGTATTCGACCTGTTCTGCGAACTGGACGCCAACGAGGAACAGCTGGACTTCGACAAGGTGTTCGGCTCTGGCCGCAAAGGCATCTGCAAGGCCGAAATGGAAGACCCGGACGGCGACTTCAGCATCCTCATGGACAAGATTATCGAACGCATCCCGGCACCCAAGGGCGACCCCGCCGCCGAACCGCTCCTCCAGATTGCCTCGCTCGAATACTCCACGTTCCTCGGCCGCCTGGCCGTGGGCCGCGTGCAGCAGGGTACAATCAAGCCGAACCAGACCTATGCCCAAGCCTTCACCGACGGCACCGTGAAGACCATCCGCCCGCAGAAGATCCTGCGTTACGAAGGCCTCACCCCGAAGCCGGTCGACGAAGCCGGTCCGGGCGAAATCATTCTCATTGCAGGTCTCGACACCTTCGACATCGGCGATACCATCAGCGCCACGAGCAACCCGAAGCACCTGCCGCGCATCCACATTGACCCGCCGACCATCTCCATGATTTTCACCGTGAACACCTCGCCCCTCGCCGGCAAGTACGGTGGCAAGTTCATGACGGGCAACCAGCTCCAGGAACGCCTGGAGCGCGCCCACATGGCAGACCCCGCCCTGTTGGTCGAAAAGGTCGACGGCGCATCCACATTCAAGGTGTCGGGCCGTGGCATTCTGCACCTCACGATCCTCGTCGAAAACATGAGGCGCGAACTTTACGAATTCACCATCGGAAGCCCGCAGGTGATTTTCCAGAACGACGCGAACGGCAAGCTTTTGGAACCGGTCGAAGACTTCAAGGTCGAAGTGCCGAACGAATTCAGCGGAGCCTGCATCCAGGAAATCCAGCAGCGCAAGGGCGAAATGGTCAACATGGTCACCGATGACAACGACCGCGTCTCCCTCGAGTTCATCGTCCCGAGCCGTGGCCTTATCGGCATCCGTCCCAAACTCCTTTCCCTTTCCAAGGGTTACGCCGTCACGCAGTCCTTCTTCAAGGAATACCAGCCGTACAAGGGCGAAATCC from uncultured Fibrobacter sp. harbors:
- the typA gene encoding translational GTPase TypA, encoding MDQTKIRNVAIIAHVDHGKTTLVDQLLKQCGTFHEGEEVNERVMDSDNLERERGITILSKNTSVMYKGYRVNIVDTPGHADFGGQVERVLGTVDGVLLVVDAFEGPMAQTRFVTQKALELGLIPIVVVNKIDRDGCNPHGALDKVFDLFCELDANEEQLDFDKVFGSGRKGICKAEMEDPDGDFSILMDKIIERIPAPKGDPAAEPLLQIASLEYSTFLGRLAVGRVQQGTIKPNQTYAQAFTDGTVKTIRPQKILRYEGLTPKPVDEAGPGEIILIAGLDTFDIGDTISATSNPKHLPRIHIDPPTISMIFTVNTSPLAGKYGGKFMTGNQLQERLERAHMADPALLVEKVDGASTFKVSGRGILHLTILVENMRRELYEFTIGSPQVIFQNDANGKLLEPVEDFKVEVPNEFSGACIQEIQQRKGEMVNMVTDDNDRVSLEFIVPSRGLIGIRPKLLSLSKGYAVTQSFFKEYQPYKGEIPTRINGVLIAKEPGEAASYALSNLEDRGYLIIGPGAEVYPGMIVGEHNRDVDITVNVTKGKHLTNMRSKSADDMIQLTPYRRMTLEECVTFINEDECIEVTPEVLRLRKTELDPIRRKQLSKRPAEEE
- a CDS encoding YkgJ family cysteine cluster protein, with product MDMYRDYFPTKAYRHAEMRLSALLLAERDRLDALAAKLGRENAIDSDNLSEQLPEIIRFTKVFHETFARYLAAVLPQQPRPIQCRAACGNCCHHYPMSVSPFELIYIYGELRRHDNLVSVMEACQMRSTLFEKIFNKYRETCPSDDESEDQALHGYFSEWIPCPFSDHKGDCLIYPVRPVSCRMYFSETDPKYCTPEFLKTDKNDSYIVYLPDNIEDAIYGISEHYAPLMLPESFFGGLLAMNAFEGVMR